One genomic region from Pseudoduganella lutea encodes:
- a CDS encoding GNAT family N-acetyltransferase: MDNLTIRPATVADAPAIGSLVMDLLPYLTVHPQGLGAEKFIANVGIDAQRRYLGQDSFRYHVALRGDELLGVVAVRDNTHLFHLFIKEAVHGKGLGRRLWELARDDAMARGNPGSFTVNSAGRATGLYLRLGFVPAGEPIEHDGIVDVPMRWMQPK; encoded by the coding sequence ATGGACAATCTGACAATACGACCCGCCACCGTTGCCGATGCGCCCGCGATCGGCTCCCTTGTCATGGACCTGCTGCCTTACCTGACCGTGCATCCGCAGGGGCTCGGCGCGGAGAAATTCATCGCCAACGTGGGCATCGACGCCCAGCGGCGCTATCTCGGGCAGGACAGCTTCCGCTACCACGTCGCGCTGCGGGGCGACGAATTGCTGGGTGTCGTCGCGGTGCGCGACAACACGCACCTGTTTCACCTGTTCATCAAGGAAGCGGTGCACGGCAAGGGCCTTGGCCGGCGCCTGTGGGAGCTGGCCCGCGACGACGCCATGGCCAGGGGCAACCCGGGCAGCTTCACGGTCAACTCGGCGGGGCGCGCCACGGGCCTGTACCTGCGCCTCGGCTTCGTGCCGGCGGGCGAGCCGATCGAGCACGATGGCATCGTCGACGTGCCGATGCGGTGGATGCAGCCGAAATGA